The following proteins are encoded in a genomic region of Streptomyces collinus Tu 365:
- a CDS encoding MFS transporter: protein MVRRSTLGRDFRQLWGAYAVSAAGSAVGMGALPLVALLVLDSSAFQVSLLAALSAVASAVIALPLGVAIEHRYKRPVMVTADLARCVLLASVPVALAFGVLTYAQLCVVGVLQTAASVAFEAASGAHLKTLVLPEHRLRANSLFETTNWISVSAGPPVGGLLIGAWGTAATMVVDALSFLGSALGIRRIRQPEPEPLAHAAICHLGRDIAAGWQYLLRHPGLRPLFFNALLFGGSIMMTSPLMAVLMLNDLGLAPWQYGLVLGLPCLGGVLGSRLAPLLTQRVGRRRILLLSGVTRTLWTILLPLTPSGALGVCVIVAADFGLLFSAGVFNPSFTTYRMAATPDAFMSRVGTSWSVGSKTCQAAFMIAGGLIAARVGVRGALLIAGLLCMASALLLPWRRERTSTGNVPAPTTEAAPSPATDSPSA from the coding sequence TTGGTACGGCGGAGCACGCTCGGGCGGGACTTCCGGCAGTTGTGGGGTGCCTACGCGGTCAGCGCGGCGGGCAGCGCCGTCGGCATGGGGGCATTGCCGTTGGTTGCCCTCCTGGTGCTGGACTCCTCTGCGTTCCAGGTCTCTCTGCTCGCCGCGTTGTCTGCCGTGGCCAGTGCAGTGATCGCTCTGCCGCTCGGTGTGGCCATCGAGCACCGGTACAAGCGGCCGGTCATGGTCACCGCTGACCTGGCCCGCTGCGTTCTGCTGGCGAGTGTTCCGGTCGCCCTGGCTTTCGGCGTGCTCACCTACGCCCAGTTGTGCGTCGTAGGCGTTCTCCAGACGGCGGCGTCTGTGGCGTTCGAAGCGGCGAGTGGCGCGCATCTGAAGACACTTGTCCTGCCTGAGCACCGCCTTCGTGCCAACAGCTTGTTCGAGACGACCAACTGGATCAGCGTCAGTGCCGGGCCGCCCGTGGGCGGGCTTCTCATCGGGGCATGGGGCACGGCCGCCACGATGGTGGTCGACGCGCTGTCCTTCCTCGGATCGGCCCTGGGTATCCGTCGTATCCGGCAGCCCGAACCCGAGCCCCTGGCCCACGCCGCCATCTGTCACCTGGGCCGCGACATCGCTGCCGGGTGGCAGTACCTCCTGCGGCACCCAGGACTTCGGCCGCTGTTCTTCAACGCGCTGCTCTTCGGTGGATCCATCATGATGACGTCACCACTGATGGCCGTCCTCATGCTGAATGACCTTGGCCTGGCACCGTGGCAGTACGGACTTGTCCTGGGGCTGCCGTGCCTGGGCGGCGTGCTGGGCTCACGCTTGGCTCCGCTGCTCACTCAGCGAGTCGGACGGCGCCGCATTCTGTTGCTGTCCGGTGTTACGCGGACGCTCTGGACGATCCTGCTGCCACTGACGCCCTCCGGTGCCCTCGGCGTGTGCGTCATCGTGGCCGCCGACTTCGGCCTGCTCTTCTCCGCCGGGGTCTTCAATCCGTCGTTCACCACGTATCGCATGGCGGCCACACCGGACGCTTTCATGTCCCGCGTCGGAACATCGTGGTCCGTCGGCTCGAAGACGTGCCAGGCCGCCTTCATGATCGCTGGCGGCCTCATCGCCGCCCGGGTCGGCGTCCGCGGCGCCCTGCTCATCGCTGGGCTGTTGTGTATGGCGAGCGCGTTGCTCCTGCCATGGCGGAGGGAACGCACCTCCACGGGGAATGTTCCGGCGCCCACGACGGAAGCGGCTCCGTCGCCAGCCACGGACAGTCCCTCCGCGTAG
- a CDS encoding SseB family protein, translating into MGPGTGRAGAGAAPEPPDGDEGAEAPGGARTGVAPAKHADGPAPAASPDGSPREQEAARARRRQFPAQLGEFRRSQVLVPVGAPDGQGGEVAPLTVDMGGVRWILAFTGEAALARFAVARGEGDRQWPYRGVWGAALLDAAVPTVAESGMPCGVLVNAADGARGLVLPPVVGVVPEEVAVDRPGGPGPAASPGSFDSSPGAAASPGPLDSSPGAAGPGRQEER; encoded by the coding sequence ATGGGCCCGGGCACCGGGAGGGCGGGAGCCGGGGCCGCCCCCGAACCGCCGGACGGCGACGAGGGCGCGGAGGCTCCGGGCGGGGCACGGACAGGCGTCGCTCCGGCAAAGCACGCGGATGGACCGGCGCCTGCCGCGTCACCGGACGGGTCCCCTCGCGAACAGGAAGCCGCACGGGCGCGACGGCGGCAGTTCCCGGCCCAGTTGGGTGAGTTCCGGCGGTCGCAGGTGCTGGTGCCGGTCGGAGCGCCCGACGGGCAGGGCGGCGAGGTCGCTCCGCTGACGGTGGACATGGGCGGGGTGCGGTGGATTCTCGCGTTCACCGGGGAGGCCGCGCTGGCGCGGTTCGCGGTGGCCCGTGGAGAAGGGGATCGGCAGTGGCCGTACCGCGGCGTGTGGGGTGCGGCGTTGCTCGATGCGGCCGTGCCCACGGTGGCCGAGTCCGGGATGCCCTGCGGGGTGCTGGTGAACGCGGCCGACGGTGCACGGGGGTTGGTGCTGCCACCGGTGGTGGGCGTGGTGCCGGAGGAGGTCGCGGTGGACCGGCCCGGCGGCCCCGGCCCGGCGGCCTCGCCCGGCTCGTTTGATTCGTCGCCCGGCGCCGCTGCATCGCCGGGCCCCCTTGATTCGTCGCCCGGCGCCGCTGGGCCGGGCAGGCAGGAGGAACGGTGA
- a CDS encoding putative T7SS-secreted protein, which translates to MSVWKYGGELLSGGKNLFDHAKRETGHLVDEGADLTGDMFDEVGAHGVAQKVRHGGDRVASYLGAHVAERQLGPDVEPSDLIHGKPSTIRDKAKHLLVFATAFEEVGVGMKAVDSGGWKGRAADTFREKFALHPAKWLQSAAACQEAAGALNGFADTIEWAQGQAREAIRRYKQGKSASDAHREQVEAYRLKAELGHDDPGPRPSEKDPGEHAMQEAQEILDAARRQRDSIAGETGTKLRAALQHAPKEPSIGGQLKLDGMDFMASQSVDAAHFLAGAVKGTAGIVNFARSLDPMDPYNLTHPAAFLQNKVELLGGVVSMATHPDRALQSAWNSLKSDPFQFGGELLPQAALAVASDGAGAAEVAEDGALAAEGAETAAADGAAAETPGAAESQGPGDVESGGTDPINLATGKMYLAQTDVTLPGSLQFAFKRRVESGCTHGRRFGPSWASTVDQRLDITPAGIAFVHEDGMRLSYPHPAPGLPVMPAHGPRWPLSREADGYTVTDPQARRVWHFAERNEALAELVQIDDGNGNWIGFEYDEAGVPSAIVHSGGYRLRIDSADGLVTGLHLAGGGEGGSDLRLVRYGYTQGNLTEVVNSSGRPLRFGYDEARRVTSWTDTNGHAYEYAYDDADRCVAQGSTEGHMSLRLSYGERDPETGLRTTTAVNGQGAVRQYFVNDLHQIVAIVDPAGHTRRFTHDRFNRLLSETDAVGRTTSYRYDDLGNVAETVRPDGRRTTFSYDARGLLTRVVRPDGSTVRQEFDDRGNRTSVADSAGGRTSFEYDEYGRLTSLSDEYGRVTEIRCDAAGLPVEVRDHAGNVMRYERDALGRVVSITDPVGATGEMEWSVEGRITRRRNPDGTEETWTYDGEGNCLTHTDTIGGVTRFEYSGFDLLTARIEPDGSRYEFEYDKELRLTRVTNPQGPAWTYAYDAVGRLVTETDFGGRVSRYAYNADGELVSRTNALGQVVSFEHNELGQVVRKTVDGEVTTYSYDFTDQIAQAANAHTDLTLLRDRHGRLVSERIGDREVAYRYDESGRPTARTTPSGAVSTWEYDSTGRPFRLTADGRVIALEYDRVGREVGRRFGESLSVSRSFDAMNRLISQAVDHARGRIQSRTYEYRADGSLLQVQDQLNGVRRYELDPAGRTTRVSGAGWAESYSYDALGNQLSADWPGRQFGDDGCGDRAYRGADLVRAGRIRYEHDAAGRVVLRQKTRLSRKPDTWRYSWDAEDRLTQVVTPDGTVWRYRYDALGRRVGKQRMAENGVDVLEQVDFAWDGVSLCEQTTSWGDSGDAVTVTWHLHGAEAVAQSERGTRATASQEEIDARFFAIVSDLSGSPCELVDESGEIAWRSQATNWGKLSWSVRSHAYTPLRFPGQYCDSETGLNYNYLRYYDPEVGQYVSQDPLGLAPAANPVGYVDRPSVLCDPLGLAPQKSPIPPKPYETPNLADLAKQFNPEGGMTNCTYTVDAFERYLRGEGINPVPGDIKIQQLDRLEHVYGGSFERKGFWEMVDHIRNSGDGARGIVAARPWTDDPGHVFHIVNHQGRVLFVDVQTGFVDPMLYKTFKLMRTN; encoded by the coding sequence ATGTCGGTCTGGAAGTACGGCGGCGAGTTGCTGAGCGGGGGCAAGAACCTCTTCGACCACGCCAAGCGTGAGACGGGGCATCTTGTCGACGAGGGAGCCGACCTCACCGGCGACATGTTCGACGAGGTCGGCGCGCACGGCGTGGCCCAGAAGGTACGGCACGGCGGAGACCGGGTCGCCTCGTATCTCGGTGCGCACGTTGCCGAGCGGCAGCTGGGACCGGACGTCGAGCCGTCCGATCTGATCCACGGCAAGCCGTCCACGATCCGTGACAAGGCCAAGCACCTGCTCGTGTTCGCGACCGCCTTCGAGGAGGTCGGCGTGGGCATGAAGGCCGTGGACTCGGGCGGCTGGAAGGGCCGGGCGGCGGACACCTTCCGGGAGAAGTTCGCCCTGCATCCGGCCAAGTGGCTGCAGTCCGCGGCGGCCTGCCAGGAGGCGGCCGGGGCACTGAACGGCTTCGCCGACACCATCGAATGGGCGCAGGGGCAGGCCAGGGAGGCCATCCGCCGCTACAAGCAGGGCAAGTCCGCCTCCGACGCGCACCGCGAGCAGGTGGAGGCGTACCGGCTCAAGGCGGAGCTGGGCCATGACGACCCGGGGCCGCGGCCTTCCGAGAAGGATCCCGGCGAGCACGCGATGCAGGAGGCGCAGGAGATCCTCGACGCGGCCCGGCGGCAGCGGGACAGTATCGCCGGCGAGACCGGGACCAAACTACGGGCCGCGCTCCAGCACGCTCCCAAGGAGCCGTCGATCGGCGGGCAGCTGAAGCTGGACGGGATGGACTTCATGGCATCCCAGAGCGTCGACGCGGCGCATTTCCTCGCCGGCGCCGTCAAGGGCACGGCGGGCATCGTGAACTTCGCCCGCAGCCTCGACCCGATGGATCCGTACAACCTCACGCACCCGGCCGCCTTCCTGCAGAACAAGGTGGAGCTGCTCGGCGGCGTGGTCTCCATGGCCACGCATCCCGACCGTGCCCTGCAGTCGGCCTGGAACTCGCTCAAGTCGGACCCGTTCCAGTTCGGCGGTGAACTGCTCCCCCAGGCCGCGCTGGCCGTGGCCTCGGACGGGGCCGGAGCCGCGGAGGTGGCCGAGGACGGAGCACTCGCGGCCGAAGGTGCGGAGACCGCGGCAGCGGACGGTGCCGCCGCCGAGACCCCGGGGGCGGCCGAGAGCCAGGGTCCGGGGGACGTCGAGTCGGGGGGCACGGACCCGATCAACCTGGCCACGGGCAAGATGTACCTCGCCCAGACCGACGTGACGCTGCCCGGTTCCCTGCAGTTCGCCTTCAAGCGCCGGGTGGAGTCGGGCTGCACGCACGGGCGCCGGTTCGGTCCTTCGTGGGCGAGCACGGTCGACCAGCGGCTGGACATCACCCCGGCCGGCATCGCCTTCGTCCACGAGGACGGGATGCGGCTCTCCTACCCGCACCCGGCGCCGGGCCTGCCCGTCATGCCGGCGCACGGCCCGCGCTGGCCCCTGAGCCGCGAGGCCGACGGCTACACGGTCACCGATCCGCAGGCCCGGCGGGTGTGGCACTTCGCCGAGCGGAACGAGGCACTGGCCGAGCTGGTACAGATCGACGACGGCAACGGCAACTGGATCGGCTTCGAGTACGACGAGGCGGGGGTCCCCTCGGCCATCGTCCACAGCGGTGGCTACCGCCTGCGGATCGACAGTGCCGACGGGCTGGTCACCGGCCTGCACCTGGCCGGCGGCGGCGAGGGCGGATCCGACCTCCGGCTGGTCCGGTACGGGTACACGCAGGGGAATCTCACCGAGGTCGTGAATTCCTCCGGGCGGCCCCTGCGGTTCGGTTACGACGAGGCGCGCCGGGTGACGTCGTGGACGGACACCAACGGGCACGCGTACGAGTACGCGTACGACGACGCGGACCGGTGCGTCGCGCAGGGCAGCACCGAAGGGCACATGAGCCTCCGGCTGTCCTACGGCGAACGCGACCCGGAGACCGGGCTGCGGACCACGACGGCGGTCAACGGGCAGGGCGCGGTACGCCAGTACTTCGTCAACGACCTGCACCAGATCGTCGCCATCGTGGATCCGGCGGGGCACACCCGCCGCTTCACGCACGACCGGTTCAACCGTCTGCTGTCCGAGACGGACGCGGTCGGCCGTACGACGTCCTACCGCTACGACGACCTGGGGAACGTGGCGGAGACCGTCCGCCCGGACGGCCGGCGCACGACGTTCTCCTACGACGCCCGCGGGCTGCTCACCCGTGTGGTGCGCCCGGACGGAAGCACCGTCCGGCAGGAGTTCGACGACCGCGGGAACCGGACGTCGGTCGCCGATTCCGCGGGCGGCAGGACCTCTTTCGAGTACGACGAGTACGGGCGCCTGACCTCGCTGAGCGACGAGTACGGCCGGGTGACCGAGATACGCTGCGACGCGGCCGGCCTGCCCGTCGAGGTACGTGATCACGCGGGCAACGTCATGCGGTACGAGCGGGACGCGCTCGGCCGCGTCGTGTCGATCACGGACCCCGTGGGCGCGACCGGTGAGATGGAGTGGTCCGTCGAGGGCAGGATCACTCGCCGGCGGAACCCGGACGGGACCGAGGAGACGTGGACCTACGACGGTGAGGGCAACTGCCTCACCCACACGGACACGATCGGCGGCGTGACCCGTTTCGAGTACTCCGGGTTCGACCTGCTCACCGCGCGCATCGAGCCCGACGGTTCCCGCTACGAGTTCGAGTACGACAAGGAGCTCCGCCTGACCCGGGTGACCAACCCCCAGGGGCCGGCGTGGACGTACGCGTACGACGCGGTCGGACGGCTGGTCACGGAGACCGACTTCGGCGGCCGGGTCAGCCGCTACGCCTACAACGCGGACGGCGAGTTGGTGTCGCGAACGAACGCGCTCGGGCAGGTCGTCTCCTTCGAGCACAACGAACTGGGGCAGGTCGTTCGCAAGACCGTCGACGGGGAGGTGACGACGTACTCCTACGACTTCACCGACCAGATCGCGCAGGCCGCCAACGCCCACACCGACCTGACCCTCCTGCGCGACCGGCATGGGCGGCTGGTCTCCGAGAGGATCGGCGACCGTGAAGTGGCGTACCGCTACGACGAGTCCGGGAGGCCCACTGCCCGCACGACGCCGTCGGGCGCCGTGAGCACGTGGGAGTACGACTCCACGGGGAGGCCCTTCCGGCTCACGGCCGACGGTCGTGTCATCGCGCTGGAGTACGACCGGGTCGGCCGGGAGGTGGGCCGCCGGTTCGGTGAGTCCCTGAGCGTCTCCCGGTCGTTCGACGCGATGAACCGGCTGATCTCCCAGGCGGTGGACCACGCGCGCGGGCGTATCCAGTCGAGGACGTACGAGTACCGCGCGGACGGCAGTCTCCTCCAGGTCCAGGACCAGCTGAACGGCGTGCGGCGGTACGAGCTGGACCCGGCGGGAAGGACCACCCGGGTCAGCGGGGCGGGATGGGCGGAGTCCTACTCCTACGACGCGCTCGGCAACCAGCTCTCGGCCGACTGGCCCGGGCGCCAGTTCGGGGACGACGGGTGCGGCGACCGCGCCTACCGGGGCGCCGACCTGGTGCGCGCCGGCCGGATCCGCTACGAGCACGACGCCGCGGGACGGGTGGTACTCCGCCAGAAGACCCGGCTGTCCCGCAAGCCGGACACCTGGCGCTACAGCTGGGACGCGGAGGACCGGCTCACCCAGGTCGTCACTCCCGACGGAACGGTGTGGCGGTACCGGTACGACGCGCTGGGCAGGCGCGTCGGCAAGCAGCGCATGGCCGAGAACGGCGTCGACGTGCTGGAGCAGGTCGACTTCGCCTGGGACGGTGTCTCGCTGTGCGAGCAGACGACCAGCTGGGGGGACTCGGGCGACGCGGTGACCGTGACGTGGCACCTCCACGGCGCGGAGGCGGTGGCGCAGAGCGAGCGCGGGACGAGGGCCACGGCCTCGCAGGAGGAGATCGACGCCCGCTTCTTCGCCATCGTGTCCGATCTCTCGGGGTCTCCCTGCGAACTGGTCGACGAGTCCGGTGAGATCGCCTGGCGGTCGCAGGCCACGAACTGGGGAAAGCTGTCCTGGTCGGTGCGGAGTCACGCCTACACTCCGCTCCGTTTCCCGGGGCAGTATTGCGACTCCGAGACGGGTCTGAACTACAACTACCTCCGGTACTACGATCCCGAGGTGGGCCAGTACGTCAGCCAGGACCCGCTCGGCCTGGCTCCGGCGGCCAACCCCGTCGGGTACGTGGACCGCCCCTCGGTCCTCTGCGATCCCCTCGGGCTCGCGCCCCAGAAGTCACCGATTCCGCCGAAGCCGTACGAGACGCCGAATCTCGCAGACCTGGCGAAGCAGTTCAATCCCGAGGGAGGGATGACGAACTGCACCTACACCGTCGACGCATTCGAGCGCTATCTTCGCGGCGAGGGAATAAACCCCGTGCCGGGAGACATCAAAATTCAGCAACTCGACCGACTGGAGCACGTGTACGGAGGCAGCTTCGAGCGCAAGGGTTTCTGGGAAATGGTCGACCATATCCGGAACTCCGGTGACGGTGCGCGCGGTATAGTCGCGGCACGCCCCTGGACAGACGACCCCGGTCATGTGTTCCACATCGTAAACCACCAGGGTCGGGTACTTTTCGTCGACGTGCAGACGGGATTCGTCGACCCCATGCTCTACAAGACGTTCAAATTGATGAGGACCAACTGA